The Mytilus edulis chromosome 12, xbMytEdul2.2, whole genome shotgun sequence genome contains a region encoding:
- the LOC139498826 gene encoding cysteine sulfinic acid decarboxylase-like — protein MENGQTTSTNNGVSDVKKLKMERNTMNGATNGANGAPAEDQHHFLTKLMDLMITEGIDKANDRKNKIVEFKHPKELEKIVDLKLKDPTSDDRLLDICNDVIKYSVKTGHPRFFNQLFGGLDEYTLGGAWLTETLNSSQYTYEVSPVFTLMEQCVIRKMLNFAGIENGDGIFCPGGSISNMYALNVARYQRFPDCKMKGMQALPKICVLTSEKGHYSLKKGAGFLGIGMDNVLPIKTDDQGRMCPKALEETIQDCISKGIVPYMVNATSGSTVLGAYDPLEAIADICEKYKIWMHVDGAWGAGCLLSRKYKGFMKGIERADSLTWNPHKMMGTNLQAAVFLTKHKTVLLDAHSAKAKYLFQQDKFYDVSYDTGDKSIQCGRKVDALKVWTMWKAKGDAGLEEDIDNLFSCSRYLTQLAKARDGFKMVQEPQCTNVCFWYIPKRLRGKPETEEWWEQVGKVAPVIKQKMVEKGTLLIGYQPDGDLVNFFRMIFSNNAVTKSDVEFIIDEIDRLGCDL, from the exons atggaAAACGGCCAAACTACTTCAACCAATAATGGTGTCAGTGATGTCAAAAAGTTGAAAATGGAACGTAATACAATGAATGGTGCCACCAATGGGGCAAATGGTGCCCCAGCAGAAGATCAGCACCATTTCCTGACAAAACTTATGGATCTGATGATCACAGAGGGTATTGACAAAGCCAATGACAGGAAAAATAAAATTGTGGAATTCAAACACCCCAAAGAACTAGAGAAAATTGTAGATCTGAAATTGAAGGACCCAACCAGTGATGACCGTCTGCTGGATATATGTAATGATGTGATAAAATACAGTGTAAAAACAG GACATCCTAGGTTTTTCAATCAGTTGTTTGGTGGTCTGGATGAGTATACCCTTGGTGGTGCATGGCTTACAGAAACATTGAATTCTAGCCA GTACACATATGAAGTCAGCCCAGTGTTTACTTTGATGGAGCAATGTGTTATCAGGAAAATGCTGAATTTTGCAGGAATTGAAAATGGAGATGGAATATTTTGTCCAG GCGGCTCCATTTCCAACATGTATGCACTTAACGTAGCTCGGTATCAACGATTTCCAGATTGCAAAATGAAGGGGATGCAAGCCCTACCTAAAATTTGTGTATTGACCTCAGAGAAG GGACATTATTCATTGAAGAAGGGAGCTGGTTTTCTAGGTATTGGTATGGACAATGTTCTACCTATTAAAACTGATGATCAGGGTAGAATGTGTCCCAAAGCATTGGAAGAAACTATACAAGACTGTATATCAAAG ggcatagtaccatacatggtcaatgcaacatcagGTTCTACTGTCCTTGGAGCATATGACCCCCTGGAAGCAATAGCTGACATCTGTGAGAAATACAAAATATGGATGCATGTAGATGGAGCATGGGGAGCAGGTTGTTTGTTGTCACGGAAATATAAGGGGTTCATGAAGGGAATTGAAAG gGCAGATTCTTTAACATGGAATCCCCATAAAATGATGGGAACAAACTTACAAGCTGCAGTTTTCCTTACTAAACATAAG ACAGTCCTGTTAGATGCCCATTCAGCAAAGGCCAAGTATTTGTTTCAACAAGACAAATTCTACGATGTTTCCTACGACACAGGAGACAAATCTATACAATGTGGACGTAAAGTGGATGCTCTGAAGGTGTGGACAATGTGGAAGGCTAAAGGTGACGCTGGACTAGAGGAAgatattgataatttattttcctGTTCAAG GTACCTTACACAGTTAGCTAAGGCAAGAGATGGGTTTAAAATGGTACAAGAA CCCCAGTGTACTAATGTGTGTTTTTGGTATATACCTAAGAGACTGAGAGGAAAACCTGAAACAGAAGAATGGTGGGAGCAGGTCGGAAAG GTTGCTCCTGTTATCAAACAGAAAATGGTGGAAAAGGGAACACTTTTGATTGGTTATCAGCCTGATGGTGACCTTGTGAACTTTTTCAGAATGATTTTTTCCAATAATGCAGTTACAAAAAGTGATGTTGAATTCATTATTGATGAAATAGACAGATTAGGCTGTGATTTATAG